The Flaviramulus sp. BrNp1-15 genome has a window encoding:
- a CDS encoding glycoside hydrolase family 2 protein, with product MASKYTKVFLLILVVNSFFSKINSQEDLLINAYNRTSTSLNGQWNYIVDPYENGYYDYRYEAFDKAESPNISAYFLNSKPKDKSDRIEYDFDLSETITVPGDWNTQDDKLFFYEGTVWYKKSFDYEKANNSNRVFVYFGGVNYLAEVYLNGKKIGIHEGGFTSFNFEITSLLKDKDNFLIVKVDNKRKKENVPTLNTDWWNYGGITRDVKLIETPSTYIQDYVIQLDPGNKDLIKGYIKLKGEDIAGKTLKINIEELDISKFFKTNENGEALVEIKTNNISYWSDTNPKLYDVIIESGDDVITDQIGFRTIKTSGQNILLNDKPIFLKGISIHEENPVKGGRANTIEDAQLLLNWAKELGCNYVRLAHYQHNEHMIRVADQMGIMVWEENPVYWTIQWQNTNTYNNAKNQLTELINRDKNRAATIIWSMANETPVSDARNTFLINLTKEARRIDSTRLISAALEQSTDKNNPDVMHIDDPFADYLDVLSFNEYIGWYVGLPERCREVIWEIEQNKPVLISEFGAGAKAGLHGDKLERWTEEFQESVYIETLNMIDKIPQLRGFSPWILVDFRSPRRHLPIIQDGWNRKGLISSEGKKKKAFFVLRKYYNNKN from the coding sequence GTGGCTTCAAAATACACAAAAGTCTTTCTTTTAATTTTAGTTGTAAATTCCTTTTTTTCTAAAATCAATTCGCAAGAAGATTTATTAATAAACGCTTATAACAGAACATCTACATCATTAAACGGACAGTGGAATTATATTGTAGATCCTTACGAAAATGGTTACTATGATTACCGTTATGAAGCTTTTGATAAAGCAGAATCACCAAATATTAGTGCTTATTTTTTGAACTCCAAACCAAAAGATAAATCAGATAGAATTGAATACGACTTCGATTTGTCAGAAACCATTACGGTTCCCGGAGATTGGAATACACAAGACGATAAGTTGTTTTTTTACGAAGGAACTGTTTGGTACAAAAAATCATTTGATTATGAAAAAGCTAATAATAGTAACCGTGTATTTGTATATTTTGGAGGCGTAAATTATTTAGCAGAAGTTTATCTAAATGGAAAAAAAATAGGAATTCATGAAGGTGGGTTTACATCTTTTAATTTTGAAATTACTTCCCTGTTAAAGGACAAAGACAATTTTTTGATTGTAAAAGTAGATAACAAACGAAAAAAAGAAAATGTACCAACTTTAAATACCGATTGGTGGAATTATGGAGGAATAACTCGAGATGTAAAACTTATTGAAACGCCTTCAACTTATATACAAGATTATGTTATTCAACTAGATCCTGGAAATAAAGATCTAATAAAAGGTTATATTAAATTAAAAGGTGAAGATATTGCTGGTAAAACATTAAAAATCAACATTGAAGAACTTGATATCTCTAAGTTTTTTAAGACTAATGAAAATGGAGAAGCTTTAGTAGAAATTAAAACTAATAACATTTCGTATTGGTCAGACACTAATCCTAAATTGTATGATGTAATCATTGAATCAGGAGATGATGTAATCACAGATCAAATAGGGTTTAGGACAATTAAAACTTCTGGACAAAATATACTTTTAAACGACAAACCTATTTTTCTAAAGGGTATTTCAATACATGAAGAAAACCCTGTTAAAGGCGGTAGAGCAAACACCATTGAAGATGCTCAATTACTTCTTAATTGGGCGAAAGAATTGGGCTGTAATTATGTACGGTTAGCACACTATCAACATAATGAACACATGATTCGTGTTGCAGATCAAATGGGAATAATGGTTTGGGAAGAAAACCCTGTGTATTGGACTATTCAATGGCAAAACACAAATACTTATAACAATGCTAAAAATCAATTAACAGAATTGATTAATAGAGATAAAAATAGGGCTGCAACAATTATATGGTCTATGGCAAACGAAACACCGGTTAGTGATGCCAGAAATACATTTTTAATTAACTTAACAAAAGAAGCAAGACGTATTGATTCTACAAGGCTTATTAGTGCTGCTTTAGAACAAAGTACAGATAAAAACAATCCTGATGTTATGCATATAGACGACCCCTTTGCTGACTATTTAGATGTACTTAGCTTCAATGAGTATATTGGTTGGTATGTTGGTTTACCAGAACGATGTCGGGAAGTCATTTGGGAAATTGAACAAAATAAACCGGTATTAATTTCAGAATTTGGCGCAGGAGCAAAGGCAGGTTTACATGGTGATAAACTTGAAAGATGGACAGAAGAGTTTCAAGAGTCAGTATACATTGAAACATTGAATATGATTGATAAAATACCTCAATTGCGCGGTTTTTCACCTTGGATTCTTGTTGATTTTCGATCTCCAAGACGTCATTTACCTATAATACAAGATGGTTGGAACAGGAAAGGGTTAATATCTTCTGAAGGCAAAAAGAAAAAAGCATTTTTTGTATTAAGAAAATATTATAATAATAAAAACTAA
- a CDS encoding AEC family transporter — protein sequence MSLVISKILPLLFILLIGVILQKSREINEDVISGLKFIILKISLPAALFFAFSKADLELNYTLLFLLVFAYCCLLYVIGFLLKSKLKFEYTAPYFTGFEFGMLGVALFTSIWGIENLSLFALIGLGHELFIWFVYAPILKHKNSDSVSFVNSFLSFLKSPIIIAIVVGILVNVTGIHSTIEANLIGYGIIQTLEILAVITSPLILIVVGYSLRLKSANWMASFKMIFIRFAVVMVLGLGLYQLLVLILGEIDSLFFKAFMAFIILPPPFILPIMMRKDSDEILFFNNTIIIYTLWSFLCFIGLMLW from the coding sequence ATGAGTTTAGTTATATCAAAAATCCTTCCTCTACTTTTTATTTTATTAATTGGTGTTATTCTTCAAAAATCTAGAGAGATTAACGAAGATGTTATTAGTGGATTAAAGTTTATTATTTTAAAAATCTCACTTCCTGCTGCTCTTTTTTTTGCATTTAGTAAAGCTGATTTAGAACTTAATTACACTTTACTATTTCTACTTGTTTTTGCATATTGCTGCCTGCTTTATGTAATCGGGTTTTTACTTAAATCAAAACTAAAATTTGAGTATACAGCACCATATTTCACTGGTTTTGAATTTGGTATGCTTGGTGTGGCTTTATTTACTTCAATTTGGGGTATTGAAAATTTATCACTTTTTGCTTTAATTGGTCTTGGTCACGAACTATTTATTTGGTTTGTTTATGCGCCAATTTTAAAACACAAGAACTCAGATTCTGTAAGTTTTGTTAATAGTTTTCTTTCATTTTTAAAATCGCCTATAATAATCGCCATTGTAGTTGGTATCTTGGTAAATGTAACTGGTATTCATTCTACAATTGAAGCTAATTTAATTGGCTATGGTATTATTCAAACTTTAGAAATTTTAGCGGTTATTACATCGCCTTTAATTCTAATTGTAGTGGGGTATTCATTACGATTAAAATCAGCCAATTGGATGGCGTCTTTTAAAATGATTTTCATTCGTTTTGCAGTGGTAATGGTTTTAGGTTTGGGGCTTTATCAACTATTGGTCTTAATTTTAGGAGAAATAGACTCTTTGTTTTTTAAAGCATTTATGGCATTTATTATATTGCCTCCACCCTTTATATTACCAATAATGATGCGAAAGGATAGTGATGAGATTTTGTTTTTCAATAATACCATAATAATATACACATTATGGTCTTTTCTGTGCTTTATTGGTTTAATGTTGTGGTAG
- a CDS encoding IPT/TIG domain-containing protein, producing the protein MKKLLYILSLLTLIYSCDSSTDIKEKNPFITEVSPNIFEAGSEVLINGTDLDNNPTLLFNGEVLLLTMVTDNYIAFNIPENASSGLLSIEFDQSESNTEVYLKILDPEWEATETDNYTQLEFVSNTTGFAIKIDNSVSMSRIDKTVDGGKTWTTIFQEDVADFFFSAVNTNTVYAKGNLNTFKKTIDGGNTWENFTVLDVSFLISNLFFINESEGFLLADKLGNTHVFKTIDAGNTWEETLMLNVPTFKIEIAQKNENEILFLNKEANEIIKTTDNGENWTTQNLNISIENSLLSYSFDSEKSWLSLTQLIGNTGGLYYTTNMENGWETNEIPSLSTTNESINKIIFFDSLKGVVITNNGGVLYTEDGGEAWKLLYIGISEVITSNYYENTVYIISNGHLHKKQI; encoded by the coding sequence ATGAAAAAACTACTTTACATTTTAAGTCTATTAACTTTAATTTATTCTTGTGATTCATCAACAGACATTAAAGAGAAAAATCCATTTATTACTGAAGTTTCCCCTAACATTTTTGAAGCAGGATCAGAAGTATTAATTAATGGTACCGATTTAGATAATAACCCTACCTTACTATTCAATGGTGAAGTTTTATTGCTTACAATGGTAACAGATAATTATATTGCGTTTAATATTCCAGAAAATGCGTCAAGCGGTTTATTATCTATTGAATTTGACCAATCAGAAAGTAATACTGAAGTATATTTAAAAATACTTGACCCAGAATGGGAAGCTACAGAGACTGATAATTATACACAATTAGAATTTGTGTCAAACACTACAGGTTTTGCTATTAAAATAGACAATTCAGTTAGCATGTCTAGAATTGATAAAACTGTAGATGGTGGAAAAACTTGGACTACTATTTTTCAAGAAGATGTTGCAGATTTTTTCTTTTCTGCAGTTAACACCAATACTGTTTATGCCAAGGGTAATTTAAACACCTTTAAAAAAACAATTGATGGTGGAAATACTTGGGAGAACTTTACAGTGTTAGACGTTAGTTTTTTAATTTCTAATCTATTTTTCATAAATGAATCTGAAGGCTTTCTTTTAGCAGATAAATTGGGAAACACTCATGTATTTAAAACTATTGATGCTGGTAACACCTGGGAAGAAACCTTGATGCTTAATGTGCCTACATTTAAAATTGAAATTGCTCAAAAAAATGAAAATGAAATTCTGTTTTTAAATAAAGAAGCTAATGAGATTATAAAAACAACTGACAATGGTGAAAATTGGACAACTCAAAATTTAAATATATCAATTGAAAATAGTCTGTTATCTTATTCTTTTGATAGTGAAAAATCATGGTTAAGTTTAACACAATTAATTGGTAATACTGGTGGTTTGTATTATACAACCAACATGGAAAACGGATGGGAAACCAATGAAATACCGAGTTTATCAACTACAAATGAAAGCATTAATAAAATTATCTTTTTTGACTCATTAAAAGGTGTTGTTATAACTAATAACGGTGGTGTTCTTTATACAGAAGATGGTGGTGAGGCATGGAAATTATTATATATAGGTATAAGTGAAGTGATTACTTCAAACTATTATGAAAATACTGTTTATATAATTAGTAATGGCCATTTACATAAAAAACAAATATAA
- a CDS encoding tetratricopeptide repeat-containing sensor histidine kinase — translation MKYLLLFFLVLINFNVTAQNGVTKEDNEILMNLRWQLDNKNVDEAIRKADSLYTLSVENNRKYLKILMLDVLAVGHSKKGDYETANNYFLKKYEEISKLNDSYVKDSLRVENLNIHGNIYLDQGKYSEASVNFHKSLEIGQKLNDSILIGASYNWLGNTYAEQGLLDDALFYFKECVKYDTSLGMKNVIDSNIGAIYAEKKDFEKAEEYLLESLKTIDTTNIYDLSITYNNLAYINTEKGNHQKAHTLYLKSYEYASQVNNKLYQLENRLNLITSFTNINDFSTTKQYIKICDSLAKHIDSNALKMELYQVIYESSVKMNDYKTAYENLEKYNVVYDSVYSLERTQIVKDLKIKHESDLKESEIVMQQELIKTQKKQNKWLFGGLIALLALLGISILFYKQRVLAQKRLLEKQQELASEKINKLIETEKAKSIQSHLEGQNKERERIAKDLHDNISGNLAAIKLKMSELQNQTEDIQQIVTSLDDTYNEVRSISHDLTPKKVSINTFTELVEQLIAFRNTSQLTVTLELFPIDELNKIPENIQIETYSILQELLTNMHKHSKADKGIISITLHDNYINILVEDNGIGFKKDLNKEGIGLKNIKSRIRSLKGNFYIENQKGTIVNINIPI, via the coding sequence ATGAAGTATTTACTCCTTTTCTTTTTAGTTCTAATAAATTTTAATGTGACAGCGCAAAATGGTGTTACAAAAGAGGATAATGAGATTTTAATGAATCTTAGGTGGCAACTTGACAATAAAAATGTTGATGAGGCAATAAGGAAAGCCGATTCTTTATATACATTATCAGTTGAAAACAACAGAAAATATCTAAAAATATTGATGCTAGATGTTTTAGCCGTTGGTCATTCTAAAAAAGGAGATTATGAAACGGCTAACAATTACTTTTTGAAGAAATATGAAGAAATTAGCAAGCTAAATGATTCTTACGTAAAAGACTCTTTACGTGTTGAAAATTTAAATATCCATGGAAATATCTATTTAGATCAAGGAAAATATTCAGAGGCTTCCGTTAACTTCCACAAATCGTTAGAAATAGGTCAGAAGCTTAATGATTCTATTTTAATTGGAGCCAGTTATAATTGGCTAGGAAACACATATGCAGAACAAGGTTTATTAGATGATGCTTTATTTTATTTTAAAGAATGTGTAAAATACGACACTTCATTAGGAATGAAAAATGTTATAGATAGCAATATAGGAGCTATTTATGCTGAGAAAAAAGATTTTGAAAAAGCCGAAGAATACCTTTTAGAATCCTTAAAAACAATAGATACAACCAATATTTACGATCTTTCTATAACATATAACAATCTTGCATATATTAATACTGAGAAGGGAAATCATCAAAAAGCACATACGTTATATTTAAAATCGTATGAATACGCTTCACAGGTAAACAACAAGCTATATCAATTAGAGAATAGGTTGAATTTAATAACGTCCTTTACTAATATTAATGATTTTAGCACAACAAAACAGTATATAAAAATATGTGATTCATTGGCAAAACACATTGATTCCAATGCATTAAAAATGGAATTATATCAAGTTATATATGAAAGTTCTGTAAAAATGAACGATTACAAAACTGCCTATGAGAATCTTGAAAAATATAATGTAGTATATGATAGCGTATATAGCTTAGAGCGAACGCAAATTGTTAAAGATTTAAAAATAAAACATGAGTCTGATTTAAAAGAATCTGAAATAGTAATGCAGCAAGAACTCATAAAAACCCAAAAAAAACAAAACAAGTGGCTTTTTGGTGGGTTAATAGCGCTTTTAGCATTGCTAGGAATATCTATTTTATTTTATAAACAACGCGTTTTAGCTCAAAAAAGGCTTCTTGAAAAACAACAAGAATTAGCCTCAGAAAAAATAAACAAACTTATTGAGACTGAAAAAGCTAAAAGCATACAATCGCATTTAGAAGGGCAAAATAAAGAACGAGAGCGTATTGCAAAAGATTTGCATGATAATATAAGTGGTAATCTAGCTGCTATTAAATTAAAAATGTCTGAGTTACAAAATCAGACTGAAGATATTCAGCAAATTGTAACCTCTTTAGATGATACCTACAACGAAGTACGCTCTATTTCACACGATTTAACTCCTAAAAAAGTATCTATAAACACCTTTACTGAACTTGTAGAACAGTTGATAGCGTTTAGAAATACATCTCAATTAACCGTGACTTTAGAGCTGTTTCCAATAGATGAATTAAACAAAATACCAGAAAATATACAAATAGAGACTTATAGTATTCTTCAAGAACTACTTACTAATATGCATAAACATTCTAAGGCTGATAAGGGAATTATAAGCATTACTTTACATGATAATTATATTAATATTCTAGTAGAAGATAACGGTATTGGTTTTAAAAAAGATTTAAATAAAGAGGGCATAGGCTTAAAAAACATAAAATCTAGAATTAGAAGTTTAAAAGGAAACTTTTATATTGAAAATCAAAAAGGAACTATTGTAAATATTAACATTCCAATTTAA
- a CDS encoding response regulator transcription factor, with translation MENNQVKLFIVDDHKMFLEGITSILNTFENIIVLGTAKNGEEALKLLPNFMPDVLITDIDMPQIDGIELTQKVKSLHPNVRIIAVSSHYKSSVISKAIQAGIDGYILKNTGKLELYKAIESVYNKEKYFTNEVKEIINNSIFNVKKTKENKVNLSDREKEVLIHISNEKSSQEIAEILSLSVYTIETHRKNLMRKIGTKNVVGLVKYAIQQGIV, from the coding sequence ATGGAGAATAATCAGGTTAAATTATTTATAGTCGACGATCATAAAATGTTTTTAGAGGGTATAACGTCTATATTAAACACCTTTGAAAACATTATTGTTTTAGGAACAGCAAAAAACGGGGAAGAAGCATTAAAATTGCTACCTAATTTTATGCCAGATGTATTAATAACAGATATTGATATGCCACAAATAGATGGCATAGAATTAACACAAAAAGTAAAATCTTTACACCCAAATGTTAGAATAATAGCTGTAAGTTCTCATTACAAAAGCAGCGTTATTTCAAAAGCTATTCAAGCAGGAATTGATGGCTATATACTTAAAAACACGGGGAAATTAGAATTATATAAAGCTATAGAATCGGTTTATAATAAAGAGAAATACTTTACAAACGAAGTAAAAGAGATTATAAATAATAGCATATTTAATGTAAAAAAGACAAAGGAAAATAAAGTTAATCTAAGTGATAGAGAAAAAGAGGTTTTAATTCACATTTCTAATGAAAAAAGCTCTCAAGAAATAGCAGAAATATTGTCCTTATCAGTTTATACCATTGAAACTCATCGTAAAAACTTAATGCGAAAAATAGGCACCAAAAACGTAGTTGGCTTGGTTAAATATGCTATTCAGCAAGGTATTGTTTAA